acaagtaCCTCAGTGCAGCTTTAGTTTGAAGTACTTAAACCTGTCTTTTCAAAAAGACTTATCACAAATGGTTTGTTAGCTGTAGTGTTACAAGTTTTCTTCCATGGAAATAGCTGCAATTTTGCTTCATTGCTGAATGGCAAGATactgtcttaaaagaaaaaaaaaaaaaaaaaaaaagacacaaacacaGGAATCCAAAGCTGGTGGTTATTTTTTACTTGAAGACtctgaagcattaaaaaaaaaaagcattattacAGTTAATTGATTCCTTCTGGAATAAAACTGGACATGCTCAGTCAAGGTGATGACATGGAAAGGGCGGTCTAACTTTTACAAAACTGATATTCAAGCATCATCAATACACGCAAAGGACAGGCTCTTACACACATTTGTTACATTGCAACCTTCGCTCAGCCTCAGTAAACATCTttggaatattattttttaaaaaaatatcaagaaatttaAATATTCACAGGACAAAACcataacattattaaaaaaatgaacgGTACGATTTACAGAGATCAGCAAACACAAGCTGCCTATGGATAATCAAAACAGAACTTGCAGAAGTGACACTAGTCACAAGCATAGCTCTGCCACACAGAGGCTGGATTCCAGCCACTGGGAACACTTATGACTAGGAGGCAGTTCTGAAATTTGGTTACTTGCCTAAGGCAGGGAGGCAGTAAGAAAAGGTAGGtgtgcagaaggcaaaggcaaggtAAATTAGTGCTAGAAGTTCTTGTTAAACCAGGAGTCTAAAAgtacagcacaaaaaaaaaaaaaggttggttgttcttttaaaattaaaagttcgCCAAAAGTTATCAGTATATACTTTCTATATTGCACAGTTTTAAAGTAACTTAAAACTTAGAAAACCCTGCATTTATAACAGCTACATTTCAATATATTCCAAGTGGAGTTAGCCCATAtagtttttaaacaattttaaaacagcttttaaaacaatcCAGCACTTTTCCCTAACAACAGCATACAGCATTTCCGTGACCCGTGTCTTGTCAAGCCCTCTCCAAACTAATGAAATACACCATTTATCAAACACAGTGCTACTAGTTCTCCTTCGTATATCAGGgatttattgctttattttactaGTGACAAAGGCTAAGATCTTAACTTCTAGAGAATTTAAGGCAATCCCATAAGACCAACACCTTAAGGGCGTTTACAGCACACAGTTGTCTTCATTTAAACACCAGGAAAAGTTTGGTATTTAAAAATGACAGGAACACTCAGATTTTAACCAAAAGGACCCTTTCAAGCATCAGTTAATATCTTCCTAACACATAACCCAGCACTGAAGTCATAAATCATTCCAGAGCACcgatgttcagaaaaagaaaaaaataaagaaaaaagtcaaaggaGGAAGTTCCATACATCCTACGTAACAACTCATTCTTACTCATCCAAGACCTTGCTGGAAGATTCGCTCAGATATTTGGATAGCTGAATCACTTTTTTCATAACATGGAGAATGAATTATGACTTATCAGATATATTTAAAACGCAGCTTACAAAGAAGTGTTCAAGACTGACAAAAAACATGATGTATTCTTAACAGCTTTACAAGCCAATTCACCTGCAAGAGCTCTGAATATTGTTTTTCCCAGTATTTCTTTCATATCGCATGGAGTTAATTAGGAGCTCCTTGTCTGATGCTCTTCTTCATACTCACTAGGAAAGCCTGGCTTTAGAGAGCCAGGCTGCAGCGAAAAATATCAAGAACGTTTCTGTTTGCGGTCTTAATTACTCACAACCAAGTTTACTACTGACACAGATTTATCAACTGCCAGTCCTGCAAACCCACTCagatgaacaatttaaaaaaaaagaactaaaagaaacaaaaccgccccccaaaaaagaaaaaatccagcaAGAACAGGCTTGTCAAAAAAACCTAAGCATGCTCAGCATTAGGCTAACCCTTCCCTTGCAAATACTCTGGAAATTCACTGAAAGAATATGGAAAATTCTTTACAAGCGATGCAAGATAACACTGGTCCAATGCGCATGtgcattctttttatttctatacaaagtgaaaacaaataccatacagaaaacagcagactacagggtttttttaaagaaagaattagGGTAATTGTTTCAAGATGGTTTCgtgaaaacagaaaagatgactttctgtaaaagaaattacGAAGCAGTTATTTCAGCTTCAGACCAGGTACAGCTTGACTGGATTTGCAGTGAAATTTGATTAAGCAGAAATCACTGataatctattaaaaataagcaGAGCCCTACTGCCATCCAGCAGGATGAACTGATAGGATTTGCACTCAGCAGAGAACCCTGCGTGTAAACTATTCCCATCTGAATCGGAGTCACTGAGACAAACAAGACTTCACGGTGCTACTTGTAATCGTTTCTAGAGCAGAATTAGTTCGCCAAGAAGCTCCTATAGTTTTCTACAGCCTTTTCTAAAAGAAATCGATGCAAATAGCAGGTTTCTGGTCAGCCAGAGAATCCACACTACACAGAGTGCTTGTGGTAGTCTCCACCTGGGAGGATGGCAAAGACAAACTCTCTAGCAGCTTCTGTTCCTCTAAACGAAGACAGCAACTCATCtctttggaagaagaaagattGGGGGGTCTGTAGCACTCATTGTCATAGCAGAAAGCAGTTTTTGTCACATAAAAAGCCTGGAATATGTCCCATAACTGAAGGAACTTTTCCCCTCAGCATTCCTTCAGAGCACAACTAGATAAGATTTATACCAAGAAACTTTTTTGAATGCTTTAACAGCAAACAGGTTAGTGCATTTTCCTTGCTAATGCTCCCTAATGCAACAAGTACACTGGTTtacattctgttaaaaaaaaaaaatccctatagAACAAGTCATTCAAGAAGCCACATAAATTATTTCTTGGCACTTCTCTGCACACAGACAGGAGAAGTTTCAGCCATTTGCAACAGCATGTTTTAGTTTTGAATACCTGATGCcaaagatgcctttttttttttttctctgaattcatGAAATGCATCAATATTACCATGACAGGAGTCATTCCTCTCTTCAAGCTGAAGGATTTGACATTTATCTCCTTCCGAGTTGGTGACTCAAACACTAATCCTGCATGTAAATACAGCTAAGATTTATCCACTGTAGCAGCAGCGGTCACTGGGCGTTGCCTTACAGCATTCGGTGACGAGCTTCTGTTGGACACCTCTTTACCCTCCGTTTCATCATCTGAGATATCTTCCTCATCTGCTTCTTGCTCTTCATCCAGCTTTTTCAGCAGCTGAGCTGACTCTGGAGCTAGCTTTCcttaaggagaaagaaaaacatgcatgCACAAATAAATGCCATTACCATgtgaaatacactttttttaaacatcacaGGCTATCACAgaattttaatgaatttaatCCAGGTAGCACTTTCCAGTATCAGTCACTTGAACTTCTATCTTAGGTAGAATTGTTCTACCATGAGGTTACCCACAAATCAACTATTAAGAGATTACAGACTACCTAGACAAGGTAACATcctccagctttaaaaaaaaaaataagtcaggTTCCTACAAACCATAAACCAAGCATTCTGATCTTTTTTCATGACTTTTTAAGACTACCTTAAAAAAACTCCAGAGGCAAACCCCAAACAGAATCATTTACTATCCACAGAAACACAAATTCACTTTTAATCCTCACTTTTCCCCTAAAATCTATGCAAACCCCCTGTTTAGCAACAGGGAGCTCCACTCAAAACTTATCTCCCTGCACATATGGAATTTCATATCTTGCAGGtatgaaaatgctgtaaaaacattttttccatctcctaaaaaagttttgtaaaaatAGTTTAGCTTTAGCTAGATACAAACCCACTACAAAGCCTAAGGGCAAACAGCTGCAAGTAAAGCAAAGCATCAATCACAAGTGTGAACTTCTTCACTAAATCTCACGTCCTGCAGACACAAGTTACCTACTGGTATTTATTAAATAAGATGTACCAAACAGCTTCACTGACTTAGAAGCATACAGCAGGCTTACTTGAGTGAGGGTACTGTGGTGGTCTGTGCCTTTTGGAAGGACAGATACAGTCTGCCAAGAACACCATtacctgaaaacaaagacagacaagtTTAAGCCTCCAAACATCCTGCACAttagaatcaaagaatcattcAGAATGGAAAAGACTCTTAAAAGATCATCGAGTTCAACAGTTAACCtggcactgccaagtccacctccaaatcatgtccctaagcgccacatctacacgtcttttaaatccctccagggatggggacttcagcactgccctgggcagcctgttccaatgcttgacaacccttttggggaagaaatttttcctaatattcaatctaaaccgcccctggcacaacttgagggtgattcctcttgtcctggcacttgttccttggctcaagagactcatcccccctctctgcaccctcctttcagggagttgtagagggccatgaggtctcccctcagcctcctcttctccagactaaacccccccagttccctcagccgctccccatcagacctgtgctccagaccctgcaccagctccgttgcccttctctggacacactcaagtaattaaataattgataaagatattaaacagaactggcctcagtactgagccctggggaacaccacttgtgaccagccaccaagtggatttaattccattcaccaccactctctgggcccaACCATCAGTCAGTTTTTAACCCATcaagacaacatccacagcctttccctcaccccctaagcaggttgccctgccgtagaaggagatcaggttagtcaagcaggacctgcctttcataaacccatggcTGACTAGGCCAGATCACCTGGCTGTCCTGTACGTGCCGTGTGGaggcactcaggatgatctgctccacaaccttccccagcaccgaggtcaggctgacaggcctggagtaccccagatcctccttccagccctcctCGTAgctgggtgtcacatttgccaacCTCCAGTCACCTGGGACTTCCCCAgtgagccaggactgctgataaatgatggaaagtggcttgatgagcacttccaccagctccctcagcacccttgggtggataCCACCCGACCCCACAGATCTCTGCACGTCTAAGTGGTGCAGCAGGTCGCTAAttatttccccttggattatgggggcttcattctgctccccaccCCTTTCAGCTCAGCGGGCTGGGGACCCCAAGAACAACTGGTCTGACTATTAAATACTGAGGCACAGAAGGCATTAGTATAATACACACTAGCCACAAGCCAATCTGTTTCAAGTGCTTCACTTACAAGTCCCAGAATCAGTCCAGAAAACAGAGTTGCCAACGCAAAAACAGCATACGAGCCCCAGACTGGTATCccaacattttctgttaaataacCATGGCAGTGCTGGAATAAAAGACAAGAGAATCATTTCAAGAACAGCTGAATATCATGTCCATTAAGattattttatcttaataaaaGTAGAGGTCTAAGCACATACCCTGATCCACATTGACAACTGAAACAAAGCTGACATACTGCTCAtcctgaaacaaagcagaaaaaaaaaataactgaaattatcTTTAAGCCAGTCACATACCTTTATATTCTGATTTGCCTGACTGGTCATTATTTAGCCCCATGTTGAAGAACCTTCTGCTCATTTCTTGTTTCCCTTCTAACTActttgatttttatcttctgttttgtctttcccATGAGGCTACCTTCGGTACCAACATCAGCTTGTATAACATTCCACATAAGGACAACTATGAAATCACCAACTGCCTTGACCTGGATCAGCTGACATACAAATTTCAGTTACTTTTGTGGATGTTCTAAGTTGTACTTGAGCCAAGAGTCTATGAGAAGTTAGCTGGAACTCTCACGATCTTAAGAATTAAGCATCtggagattttattaaaaaaaaaaaaattaaccttaaaaaaaaaaatcaagttatatAAGAACCGAGAGCTCTTCAGATACTCGAGCCGTATTTTACATACAAGTGAAAAAGACCAGGCTATCTGCTGTGTATATCCTGCCAATTCTGACATTTCCCTGCTACTGTGAGACTTAGCATTAAGTATTCACTATCTTTAAAGGAAACAAGAATTAGAAACATTAAGCCAACCTAAGTTGCTAATGAGTGATCCATAGAAGAAGCCTGCATACTGTTTCAGTACGCTCAAAAAATGGAGCTGGTCCTCTACACTTGTAATAGAAAACTTATTAATCCTAAAATTAGTGCCCCATTTCACACATTCCTCGGTGTGGGCTAATATACTTTCTAGACCAACCACACAGTTTGAAGATTCAAATAGCACTGAGAGTAGACAAAGTAACAATGCTGAATTTCCTAGAAGAGCCACAAGAAATGTAGAATTTCAGTCTAGCATAACGCTTCCTAAACTGAGCACTGCTACAACACTTAGCACAGAGGTGTTTCAGCCATCATTgctttaacagaagaaaaaccatGAACAATTGGGTTTATTTGCCTCAACCAATGGTCTCTCCAACACACTTTACCACTCAGTTACTCAACTACTCAAAAACCACCACGCAGCACAAACAGCAACAACTAAAAGCACTGCAAAGCCACAAAACTAGAAAGAATCCCAGAGACCATGtttcctccccacttttccttAACAAATTAATCTTCATCCTTCCACTCTGCTTTTTACCTTTGCTACAGATATGTCTTCTTAAATGGCCAGTCCATACCTTACAACTACGTTGCTACGTTATTTTATTGCTAATTTCCTAGAGTTTATCTGGGCAAAACATCTTGCTGCCGTATAAACAAAAGAACTTCAAGTGTCAGTGAGTTACCTAGAAGAGCTTAGTAAAACAACACAGCCACCTACAACTATTTGAAGCCTCGAAGTAAACCTTGCTCAGGACATCTCTGCTATGCTCGTGCAGACAATCCTCCCACAGCTGACGGAGGAGGCATGACCACCCACCCGGCATGTCCACACACTTCTCACAGAGCCACTGCATGAGCTGTTAACAAGGAGGCAGCACCAGGTGCGGCACACCTAAGGACCTGTCCCAGCATGTCCTTAAAGTATAATAATTTGTTGTCAAACATTTATAAAAATCCTACCGAAACTTACAGGAAGGAGGAAGGACCAAACCATGATGAAACTGGTTCAATGGATTTCCATTCCTGCTCACTGATGAAATTTATGAAATCAGTTTTAGTTCTTGCACCCTGGTATCTCCTGAACTCTCCATCTTTACAGCTGTAAACCAAACAAAAGAAGTCCTTTATTTTAGACAGTCCAAGCACACACCATTTGTTTCCACTCAACATCTTCCCACCCATcaccctgcctttttttttttaagctttaccTTGCTTTAAATAACATTGGCTctaaaatgttttccagaaacCTTGACTACAACTGTTTCTAACATCTTGACTCCATGTGTATCTTGGCAAGCTTTAGATTGCAATTTCACAAAAAGATAATGATCTTTCTAATGCACTTGTCACACGACTGCATTGAGATCAACCCACAGAGAAAAGATTGCAAAACAGAAGCACCCAcgaaaagacagaataaataaggcctgaagggaaaaaaaaaataatcaactgaCAGTACTGTAAGGTCACAGCGAGTAAGACAGTGGTTGTCTTGGTGTGAAGTAACTCACATTCTTAAAGTGCATGGTTAATCTCATTCAtctgccccccaaaaaaggaaaaaaaatatccactcTTCTCCAAAAAAATCCTGCTGCATTGCATACTTACTGATAGATGGTAGGAAGAGCTGTTATGATAAATCGTCCACTTAATCCTGtaagaaaatagttattttcagAATAGTAGCGCACTCATGTAAGAACACGCAAGAAATGTTATtacacaccaaaataaaaacagctgctTCCACAGGTATCACATTTTAATTGTGATCAAACACAAACTTTGATATGCACAAGTACTGCACAGAATCTAAAAGAAAAGGCCCCTGGACAAAGAGCAAGAAAGTTTCTCACTGGGGAAAAAGAGATGTTTGGGGATAACTGTTCTACTTGAGTATTTTGGCTGTAGCTCTTCAGAGGtgctctccttttcccccatgaCCTGCAACCTCCAGTGCTTGCAAAAAATAATCCAAGTGAGGCAGGTTCAAAAGTTCTTACATGACTTTAGATAAAAGTGTCAGCATGGAGAAGGTCATTTTTACAAATCCCACACAAACGAGGGCAATTCAGAGAAGTGAGCTTCAGCTAAGGGAGACCAGGCTGTTTGCACTCCCTTTTGCCAACAAATGGAGGTACTACTACAGGGAAGGCTGGAACCACATCTTTGCTCTATATGATACTTTAAAAGTATGGCCAAAAATCTCCTTGAAACCTTCCAAATCATTCCCTGGAGAAATCTTCTTGTTATCTTTAACTATTAAGAAAGACTAAAGCATTTAGTCTACATATAGCAATCTACCTTAGGTAGAGATCAGTAAAGGATCTTTATTATTTCCTATTAATTCTGCTTATTTCCTAAAAGCACATACACTTGCACCGAGTATTTTCTCCCGAGCGCTCAGAAACCGGAAGCCATGGGGAAGGCGCACAACACTCCCCCCCGCCCAGACCCTCACCCGGCTGCTCCGTGACATCCACTTTGGCGATCTTCACGTCCAGGTCCTCGCCCCACTCGGCAAACTTCTCCCACTCGGGCTGCAGGTTCTGGCAGGCGGGACACCAAGGGGCATAGCTGCGGGCAGCAC
The sequence above is drawn from the Strix aluco isolate bStrAlu1 chromosome 4, bStrAlu1.hap1, whole genome shotgun sequence genome and encodes:
- the TMX1 gene encoding thioredoxin-related transmembrane protein 1, with amino-acid sequence MAAAGRLCGLLCLALAAGAAALGKQSPVKVLSDGMWRELLQGEWMVEFYAPWCPACQNLQPEWEKFAEWGEDLDVKIAKVDVTEQPGLSGRFIITALPTIYHCKDGEFRRYQGARTKTDFINFISEQEWKSIEPVSSWFGPSSFLMSSMSALFQLSMWIRHCHGYLTENVGIPVWGSYAVFALATLFSGLILGLVMVFLADCICPSKRHRPPQYPHSRKLAPESAQLLKKLDEEQEADEEDISDDETEGKEVSNRSSSPNAVRQRPVTAAATVDKS